The stretch of DNA AGGTCGCCGCGCAGGTGCTTCGACGCCATCACGTCATACGCGCCGCCATACGCCTTGCGCGTGATGACGGTGATCTTCGGCACGGTCGCCTCGGCATAGGCGAACAACAGCTTGGCGCCGTGCTTGATGATGCCGTTATGCTCCTGCGCGGTGCCGGGCAGGAAGCCGGGGACGTCGACGAAGGTCACGATCGGGATCTCGAACGCGTCGCAGAAGCGCACGAACCGCGCCGCCTTCTTCGACGAATTGATGTCGAGCACGCCCGCGAGCACCATCGGCTGGTTGGCGACGAAGCCGACCGTGCGGCCTTCGATCCGGCCGAAGCCGGTGATGATGTTGCCCGCATGCGCCGGCTGCGTCTCGAAGAAATCGCCCTCGTCGACCGTCTTCCGGATCAGCTCGTGCATGTCGTAGGGCTGGTTCGCCGACGCCGGGATCAGCGTGTCGAGGCTCTCCTCGATCCGGTCCCATTCGTCCGCGGTCGGGCGTTCGGGAACGCCGGCCCGGTTCGATTCGGGCAGGAAATCGAAGAAATCGCGCGCAGCGAGCAGCGCCTCGATATCGTTCTCGAACGCGTTGTCGGCGACCGATGTCTTGGTCGTGTGCGTCACCGCACCGCCCAGCGCCTCCTGCGTCACGACCTCGTTCGTCACCGTCTTCACCACGTCGGGGCCGGTGACGAACATGTAGCTCGAATCCTTCACCATGAAGATGAAGTCGGTCATCGCCGGGCTGTAGACCGCACCGCCGGCGCAGGGGCCCATGATGAGCGAAAGCTGCGGCACGACACCGCTGGCGAGCGCGTTGCGCTGGAACACTTCCGCATAGCCACCGAGCGAGGCGACGCCCTCCTGGATCCGCGCACCACCGCTGTCGTTGAGGCCGATGATCGGCGCGCCGACCTTCATCGCGCTGTCCATCACCTTGCAGATCTTCTGCGCATGGCGTTCGCTGAGCGACCCGCCGAATACCGTAAAATCCTGGCTGAAGACGAAGACGAGGCGGCCGTTGATCGTGCCGGAGCCCGTGACGACGCCGTCGCCGGGGATCACCTGATCCTGCATGCCGAAATCGACGCAGTTGTGCTCGACATACATGTCGAGCTCCTCGAATGACCCCTCGTCCAGCAGCACGTCAAGGCGCTCCCTCGCGGTGAGCTTGCCCTTGGCGTGCTGCGCTGCGATCCGCTTGATACCCCCGCCCACTCTTGCGGCTTCGCGGCGTCGTTCAAGCTCTTCGATCGTCGATGACATCGTCTCTCCGTCCTGCTGGTTGCCTTCACAGAGCGGCACGCTTCGCGCAAATGCAATGTTGCAAACTTGTACAGCCGGTGTTTGCAAACTAGGCGGCAGGCATGACCCTTCCCGCTCGTCGCCTCTTCGTCGGCCACCGCCTGCGCGATCTGCGCCGTGTCCTCGGGATCAGCCAGGCGGCGATGGCCGCGCGGATCGGCCTGTCGGTGAGCTATCTGTCACAGATCGAGAATGGCGATCGGCCGGTGACCGAGGGCGTGCTGATCACGCTCGCACGCGAGTTTCCGGCGGATTGGGGCAGCATCGATGCGGCGGACGATACCGCGTTGCTGATGGCGACGCTGGAGGCGGTGTCGGACACCAGCGTCGAGGCGCCCGGGCTCGACGAGACGGCGGTACGGCGTGCGGTGAAGCACCAGCCGTTGCTGGCACAGCGCCTCGTCGCAATGCACGACGCGTATCGCCGCGCGCAGGAGCAGTTGCGCGCACTCGACGACCGGCTGGTGGCGGGATCGGGCGCACCCGGGGTGCTGCCGTGGGAGGACGTGCGCGACTGGTTTCACGCGGCGGGCAATTATGTCGATACGCTCGACCGGCGGGCGGAGGAGGTTGGCAAGACGCTGGGGGCTGACCGGATCGCGGCGTTGGAGGCCCGGCTGGCGGCGCGCGGTGTGTCGGTGACGATCTCCGGCGCGCTGGCCGCCCCGCTGCGCGATTATGACGGCGCGACCCTGCGGCTCGACGGATCGCAGCCGGGGGAGACGACGCTGTTCTCGCTCGCGCACCAGGTGGCGCGGCACGAGTTCGGCGATGTCATCGGCGGGATCGTCGCGGCCTCGGACATGGCGTCGGAGACGGCGCGCGCGCTGCTGACCGCCGGCCTCACCAACTATGCGGCCGGGGCGATCGTCATGCCCTATACCCGTTTCCGCACGCAGGCGCGCAGCATGCGTCACGATATCGATCGGCTGCGGCGAATCTTCGGGACGAGTTTCGAGCAGACCTGCCACCGGCTGTCGACGTTGCAGCGACCGGGCGCGCTCGGCATCCCGTTCTTCTTCTGCCGCGTCGACATGGCGGGGAATATCACCAAGCGGCACTCGGCCACCCGCCTGCAGTTCGCGCGGTTTGGCGGCGCGTGTCCGCTGTGGATCGTCCACGAGGCGGTGGCGATCCCCGACCGGATCCTGACCCAGCTGATCGAGACGACCGACGGCATCCGCTACGTCTCGATGGCGAAGGGGCTGGTGAAACCGTCCGAGACCTACACGCGACCGGCGCGGCGCTATGCCGTGGCGCTGGGGTGCGAGGAGGCGAACGCCTCGGAGTTCATCTATGCGGATGCGCTGGGGACGGGCGGGATCGCGACGCCGATCGGGTCGTCGTGCCGCATCTGCCTGCGCACCGACTGCGACCAGCGCGCGTTTCCGCCGGCCGCGAGCGAGATACGCGTCGATCCGGACCGGCGTGGCGCGGTGCCGTACGACGTAGTCTAGACCATATTCCCTCGATCGGCATAAAAATGGCCCGGTGTGTTTCCACACCGGGCTAAGGTTGTCCGCAGGAGGAACGTCGTGGGTGCGGGCTCGCTTGGCCCGCTACCGATTAGTATTGGCGATCAATTATAAGCGCGCTCGCCGTGCTCACCAATGTCGAGACCCTCGTGCTCGACTTCCGGCGAGACCCGCAGGCCAGTGACGGCCTTGGCAACGTAGATCGCGATCGTGGTGCCGATCGTGGCCCATATGATCGTCACGATCACGGCCTGGAACTGTACGAAGAGCTTGGCGCCCATCGCATAGTCCGCAGCCCCAGGGCCGCCCAGCGACGGGGCGTAGACCACCGCGGTCCCGATCGCGCCGATCATGCCGCCGATGCCGTGGATCCCGAAGGCGTCGAGCGAGTCGTCATAGCCGAGCATGGGCTTGAGCTTCGACACCACCATGAAGCAGACGATCGAGGCGATCGCGCCGAGGATGATCGAGCCGAACGGGCCCGAATTGCCCGCAGCAGGCGTGACGGCGACGAGGCCGGCGACGATGCCCGAGCAGAAGCCGAGCGCCGATCCCTTGTGGCCCGAGAGCTTCTCGGCAAGCATCCAGAACAGGCCAGCCGACGCGGTGGCGACAAAGGTGTTCAGCATTGCGAGAGCTGCCGAGCCATTCGCCTCGAGCGCAGAGCCGGCGTTGAAGCCGAACCAGCCGACCCAGAGCAGCCCAGTACCGATGCCGGTCATGACCAGCGAATGCGGCGCCATCGGCTCCTTCGGATAGCCAATTCGCTTGCCGAGGATCAGCGCTGCGACCAGCGCCGACACGCCGGCGTTGATGTGGACCACGGTGCCGCCGGCGAAATCGAGCGCGCCCGCCTTGAAGAAATATCCCGACGATGCCCACACCATGTGCGCGATCGGGAAGTAGACGATGGTGAGCCAGACCAGGCCGAACACCATGACCGCCGAGAACTTCATGCGCTCGACGACCGAGCCCAGGACCAACGCGATGGTGATCGCGGCGAAGGTCATCTGGAAACAGATGAAGACGTATTCGGGGATTTCGACGCCGGCCGTGAAGGTCGCCGCCTGCGAGGCAGGCGTGACGCCCTTCAGGAACGCCTTGTCGAAGCTGCCGATGAAGTTGCTGAGCAGCGGGTTGCTAACGTCCGGACCGAACGCCAGCGTATAGCCCCACATCACCCAGATCAGCATCGCGAGCGCCGCGACGGCGCCAATCTGCGTCATCGTCGACAGCATGTTCTTCGAGCGGGTGAGACCGCCGTAGAACAGCGCTAGGCCGGGCAGGATCATCATCAGGACGAGGACCGTCGAGGTCATCATCCAGGCGGTGTCGCCCTTGTTCACGGTGGCAACCACGGGTGCGACGACGGGCGCCGCGACCTCTTGCGCCCAGGCGGGCACGGCGGCGATCATCGCCGCTCCGAACCCTAGAACCGCCGAGGCGGTTGTCTTCATATCATGCTTCATCATGTCCCCCCTCAGAGCGCTGAATCGTCGGTTTCGCCGGTGCGGATCCGCACCGCCTGGCCGACGTCGAGCACGAAGATCTTGCCGTCGCCGATCGCGCCGGTGTTCGCCGAGGCCTGGATCGCCTCGACCACGCGGTCGGACAGGCTGGCCGCGCAGACCACCTCGATCTTGATCTTGGGCACCATGTTGGTGCTGTACTCGGCCCCCCGATAGATCTCGGTCTGGCCCTTTTGACGGCCGAAACCCTTGACCTCGGTGACCGTCATACCCGCCACGCCGATCGTGGTGAGCGCTTCGCGCACCTCGTCCAGCTTGAACGGCTTGATGATGGCAATGACCAGTTTCATCGCGCCCCTTCCCCAGTTGCTCGGAGAAGCGCCTCGCAATGTGCGTGCCAATTGCGCGAAGGAGGGGCGGAGCATGCCGGGCGGGCGGGCAGTGGCGCGTATGGGGCTAAAACTTGTGCAATGCGGCCGAGGTGCCTGCTTTTTGGGCAGGGCCTCGGCCTTCGGTGTTCTCCCGCGAAGGCGGGAGCCCAGGGGTGCAACGGGTATCGCTTATGATCCTGGGCCCCCGCTTTCGCGGGGGAACAGCCAGGCGTGCGCTCTCAGTGGCGGAAGTGGCGCATGCCGGTGAAGACCATCGCGAGGCCGGCTTCGTCCGCCGCCGCGATCACGTCGGCGTCGCGGATCGAGCCGCCGGGCTGGATCACCGCGGTCGCGCCTGCCTCGACTGCTGCGAGCAGCCCGTCGGCGAAGGGGAAGAACGCGTCGGAGGCGACCGCCGAACCGATCGTGCGCGGGGTGGACCAGCCGGCCTTGTCGGCGGCGTCCTTCGCCTTCCAGGCTGCGATGCGCGCAGATTCGAGGCGGTTCATCTGGCCCGCGCCGATCCCGGCGGTGCTGCCGCCCTTGGCGTAGACGATCGCGTTGGACTTGGTGTGCTTGGCGACGGTCCAGGCGAAGCGGCAGTCGATCAGCTCCTGCTCGGTGGGCTGGCGCTTGGTGACGACGGTCAGGTCGCCGGGGGTTCCGTTGTCGCGGCCCTGGACGAGCCAGCCACCCGCGATCGACTTGGCCGTGAGACCTGCGCGCGCGGGATCGGGGAGCTCGCCGGTAAGCAGCAGGCGAAGGTTCTTCTTGGCGGCGAACAGCGCGATCGCGTCGTCGTCCGCGTCGGGCGCGACGACGACTTCGGTGAAGATGCCGGTGATCGCGCGCGCGGTCTCGGCGTCGAGGCGACGGTTGACGGCGATGATGCCGCCGAATGCCGACACGGTGTCGCAGGCGAACGCGGCGGCATAAGCCTCAGCGAGCGTCGCGGCGGTGGCGACGCCGCAGGGGTTGGCGTGCTTGACGATCACGACGGAAGGCTCGGCGTCGCGGAATTCGGCGATGAGTTCGAGGGCTGCGTCGGCGTCGTTGAGGTTGTTGTAGCTGAGCGCCTTGCCCTGGAGCTGGCGCGCCTGGCCGATCCCGCGCACGCTGCCCGTCGCTGTGTAGAAGGCGGCGGACTGGTGCGGGTTCTCGCCGTAGCGAAGCGTGTCGCCGCGTTTGAGCGTGATGGGAAGCGTGGCCGGGAATTCCTCGGCCTGGTCGACCGTGCCGAACCAGGTGGCGATCGCCGAGTCATAGGCGGCGGTGGTGGCGAAGGCCTTCGCGGCGAGGCGCTTGCGGTCTTCGAGCGTCGTCGTGCCACCGGAGATCAGCGCATAGTCGGCGGGGTCGGTGACGATCGCGACATAGGCGTGGTTCTTGGCGGCGGAGCGGACCATGCTGGGGCCGCCGATGTCGATATTCTCGATCACGGTGTCGCGGTCGGCGCCCTTGGCGACGGTCGCCTCGAACGGATAGAGATTGACGATCACGAGGTCGATCGCGCCGATCTTGTGCTCGGCCATCGAGGCGGCGTGGCCGGCGTCGTCGCGGACCGCGAGGAGGCCGCCGTGGACCATCGGGTGGAGCGTCTTGACGCGGCCGTCCATCATCTCGGGGAAGCCGGTGAGTTCCGACACATCGCGCACCGTCAGGCCGGCGGCGCGGAGCGCCGTGGCGGTGCCGCCGGTGGAGACGAGCTCGACACCGTGGCTGGCCAGCGCCTTGCCGAGATCGACGATCCCGGTCTTGTCGGAAACGGACAGGAGCGCGCGCTTGATGGGGATGCTGGTCATGGGAGTCTTTCGTGGAGTCGCCGTGCCGCGGGCCTTAGCGTCGGTTGACGTTGGGGAACAGGGGGCGGGACGATCGTGATCCGAGCTCTCCTTCCCGTCATCCTGACGAAAGTCAGGATCCAGAGCCACCAAGGCAGTCGTTCGTTACGCTGGATCCTGACTTTCGTCAGGATGACGGCGGTGGGGTAAACGGCTGTGGGATCAGGAGCGTCAAACCGCATCCTTCCGCGCGCCACCGGAAAAAGCACCGCCTCGGCGTAGGCCGGGGTCCAATTGGGGGACGTCGCTAACGGAAGATCGCGCTTCGTTATTGCCACCTTTCCAATTGGGCCCCGGCCTTCGCCGGGGTGGTGGCCAAAAGACTGTCAGGCTTTTTTCAGCGCCCAGCTTACGCTGGCCCCGCCGGCCGCGGCCTCGCCGGTGATCATCAGTTGCTGCGTCGCGACCGGGCGGCCGTCGGCGTCGATCCAGACGCTGTCCTCGACCACCAGCGCGCCGCCGCGGCAGCGGAATTGCCACAAGGGTCCGCCCGGCAGGCGAAGGATCGCGCCTAGGCCGTCCGCCGTGGGCGAGACCTGCACGCCCGCGCCCAGATGGAAGCGGATCGAGAAGAGCGACAGGCCGGTGCGGCGCTTGCGGCCATGCGGTAGCAGCGCGTCCTCGCCGCGCAGTTCGCGGCCGTCGCCGGTCAGCATCAGCTGGCGGCGGTGCAGGAACCCCCAGCGGCGGACATAACCGTCGTGGCTCGCCTCGATCCGGCTGGCGGCGTCCGATTCCTGGCGGCTGAGCTCGACCTCCCCCACGCCGCGGCCGAGCGTGCCGTCGACGTGGATCGCGGTCGAATTGCTGTCGGCGATCGTCAGCGTCGAATGCGCCGCGGTCGAGCGCAGGCCCTCGACCATCGCGGGCGGGAGCTGCGCGATGCCCGCGCGCGCGCCGCCGCAGTTGACGACGATCCGCGCCGGTCCGTCGGAGAATTCGAACGCGAGCGTCGACGCGCAGCCGCCCTCGACGAGGCGCGCGATCGGCGGCGGGGCGGCGTCGACGATGAGCACGGCGGTGCCGGCGGCGAGGCGCTGATAGCCCCAGTCGCGCGCCTGGCGCAGCGGCCGCGTGCGGACGCCGCTGGCCTCGATCACCGCGGCGACCTGCGTTTCGCTGGCCGGACCGCCACCCTGCCAGCTCGACAGGCCGCGATCGGCGTGCGCGACGCCGAGCAGCGCCGCCACCATCCGGGTGAGCGTGACCGCGACGGTCTCGGGGAGTTCGGCGCTGCGGGCGGCGTAGCTTTCCTGGAGCAGAGTCAGCAGCTGGATCGAATCGAGCAGCATCGCGGGGCTGCGCGAGACCGAGCCGCCATCGTCGAACAGACCGGTACCGAGCGCGCGGAGCAGCCCGGCCTCACCGAATTGCTGGCGCGGTTCGCCGCCGGGGATGAGGAGGCCGGCCGCGACGACTCCGCACCATGCGGCGATGCGCGGTGCGCCCGCAGGGGCCTTGTCCGCGCTGCGATCGAGGTGGAGCGCGCCCTTTGCGAGCGCGTTGAGCACCTTCGAGCGGTAGATCTGGTCGGACGAGGACAGGATCAGCGGCGCGTGCGCGGTCCAGGCAAGGATGCGCCTACCCCACATGTCGGGGCGCCACGCGATCCCGCCCTGCGTATCGGCGTGCGCGGTGAGCCACAGCCCCATCAGATATTCGGCGATCGGCGCGCCGCGCGCGCGCGTGGCGACGGTCGACAGGTCGCGCAGCCACGCGAAGCTGTGGAGGTATTCGGCAAAGGGTTTGGGCAGCGGCTTGGCGAGATCGAGCGTCTCGATATCGCGCGCCTCGCCTCGGAACGACAGCACGCCCTCCAGCAGCATCGTGCCGCGCGCGATGTCGCCGAGGATGGGATCGTCGGGGACCGCGATCAGCTTGAGCGGATACCGCCCCTTCAGGCGCAGCGTGTGGAGCGGCGTGCGCCACGTCAGCCGGTGGAAGCGCTCGGCAAGGCGATCGGCGAGCGACAGCCCCTTGTCACCGCCGAGGCGGATCAGGCGACGGCCTTCGTCGATCCCGTCGGGGGCGGGATCGATCACGGGATCGCGCGTCAGGTCCTGCGGCTCGTTCACCCCCGCAACGCGGCGATGTTGGCGGCATAATGATCGGGGCCGCCGCGGAACACCGACGTCCCCGCGACGAGCGCGTCGGCGCCCGCCTCGATACAGCGTTTCGCCCATTCGGCATCGACGCCGCCATCGACCTCGAGATCGATGTCGCGGCCGCTCTTTTCGATCATCGTGCGGATCGCGGCGATCTTCTTGAGCTGGCTGGGGATGAAGCTTTGGCCACCGAAGCCGGGGTTGACGCTCATCACCAGCACGAGGTCGACCATGTCGATGAGGTAATCGAGCATCTTGGCGGGCGTGCCGGGACAGATGACGATGCCCGCGCGCTTGCCGAGGCCCTTGATGTGCTGGAGCGAGCGGTGGATGTGCGGGCCGGCCTCGTAATGCACCGTGATGCAGTCGGCACCGGCGTCTGCGAACGCGTCGAGATAGGCGTCGACGGGGGAGATCATCAAATGGACGTCGAACGGCTTGGTGGTCACGCCGCGCACCGACTTCATGACCGCGGGGCCGAACGAGATGTTGGGGACGAAATGGCCGTCCATCACGTCGATATGGATCCAGTCGGCACCGGCCGCGTCGATGGCGCGGACCTCCTCGCCGAGTTTGGAGAAATCGGCGGAGAGGATCGAGGGGGCGATACGGACGGGTTGCATGAAAATTGTCCTAGCGCGGGATTGGCGGGGGCGGAACTCCCCGTTTGTGACTGCAACCCCTTCTAGTTTTCCCGCGCAGGCGGGAAGCCAGGGTTACACGCGGCTCGCTGAGTAATCCTGGCCCCCCGCTTTCGCGGGGGAACAAGTACCTGCGCGCTCCTGCTTAGTTTCGCTTCAGGCGGGCGATGAAGAAGCCATCGCAGCCGCCCTGGTCCGCCAGCATGCCGGGGAGCGTGCGGACGGTGCCGGTCTCGGTCGGCGTGATGCCGGCAGGGAGTTCGGACTGGTCGACCGGCACGATCGTGTAATCGTTCCGCGCCGCAAGGAACGCGTCGAGCTGCGCTTCCCCTTCCGACGGTTCGAGCGAGCAGGTGGCGTAGACGAGCGTGCCGCCGGGCTTCACCCAGTCCGCGGCCCTTGCGAAGATGCGCGCCTGCAACGCCGCAGTCTCGGCGATGATCGAGGGCCGGACGCGGTGGAGGACGTCGGGGTGGCGGCGGAAGATCCCGGTCGCGCTGCACGGTGCGTCGATCAGGATCGCGTCGGCGGGCTCGGCGGGCGCCCA from Sphingomonas sp. HMP9 encodes:
- a CDS encoding helix-turn-helix domain-containing protein — translated: MTLPARRLFVGHRLRDLRRVLGISQAAMAARIGLSVSYLSQIENGDRPVTEGVLITLAREFPADWGSIDAADDTALLMATLEAVSDTSVEAPGLDETAVRRAVKHQPLLAQRLVAMHDAYRRAQEQLRALDDRLVAGSGAPGVLPWEDVRDWFHAAGNYVDTLDRRAEEVGKTLGADRIAALEARLAARGVSVTISGALAAPLRDYDGATLRLDGSQPGETTLFSLAHQVARHEFGDVIGGIVAASDMASETARALLTAGLTNYAAGAIVMPYTRFRTQARSMRHDIDRLRRIFGTSFEQTCHRLSTLQRPGALGIPFFFCRVDMAGNITKRHSATRLQFARFGGACPLWIVHEAVAIPDRILTQLIETTDGIRYVSMAKGLVKPSETYTRPARRYAVALGCEEANASEFIYADALGTGGIATPIGSSCRICLRTDCDQRAFPPAASEIRVDPDRRGAVPYDVV
- a CDS encoding P-II family nitrogen regulator, with the protein product MKLVIAIIKPFKLDEVREALTTIGVAGMTVTEVKGFGRQKGQTEIYRGAEYSTNMVPKIKIEVVCAASLSDRVVEAIQASANTGAIGDGKIFVLDVGQAVRIRTGETDDSAL
- a CDS encoding ammonium transporter, giving the protein MKTTASAVLGFGAAMIAAVPAWAQEVAAPVVAPVVATVNKGDTAWMMTSTVLVLMMILPGLALFYGGLTRSKNMLSTMTQIGAVAALAMLIWVMWGYTLAFGPDVSNPLLSNFIGSFDKAFLKGVTPASQAATFTAGVEIPEYVFICFQMTFAAITIALVLGSVVERMKFSAVMVFGLVWLTIVYFPIAHMVWASSGYFFKAGALDFAGGTVVHINAGVSALVAALILGKRIGYPKEPMAPHSLVMTGIGTGLLWVGWFGFNAGSALEANGSAALAMLNTFVATASAGLFWMLAEKLSGHKGSALGFCSGIVAGLVAVTPAAGNSGPFGSIILGAIASIVCFMVVSKLKPMLGYDDSLDAFGIHGIGGMIGAIGTAVVYAPSLGGPGAADYAMGAKLFVQFQAVIVTIIWATIGTTIAIYVAKAVTGLRVSPEVEHEGLDIGEHGERAYN
- a CDS encoding heparinase II/III family protein produces the protein MNEPQDLTRDPVIDPAPDGIDEGRRLIRLGGDKGLSLADRLAERFHRLTWRTPLHTLRLKGRYPLKLIAVPDDPILGDIARGTMLLEGVLSFRGEARDIETLDLAKPLPKPFAEYLHSFAWLRDLSTVATRARGAPIAEYLMGLWLTAHADTQGGIAWRPDMWGRRILAWTAHAPLILSSSDQIYRSKVLNALAKGALHLDRSADKAPAGAPRIAAWCGVVAAGLLIPGGEPRQQFGEAGLLRALGTGLFDDGGSVSRSPAMLLDSIQLLTLLQESYAARSAELPETVAVTLTRMVAALLGVAHADRGLSSWQGGGPASETQVAAVIEASGVRTRPLRQARDWGYQRLAAGTAVLIVDAAPPPIARLVEGGCASTLAFEFSDGPARIVVNCGGARAGIAQLPPAMVEGLRSTAAHSTLTIADSNSTAIHVDGTLGRGVGEVELSRQESDAASRIEASHDGYVRRWGFLHRRQLMLTGDGRELRGEDALLPHGRKRRTGLSLFSIRFHLGAGVQVSPTADGLGAILRLPGGPLWQFRCRGGALVVEDSVWIDADGRPVATQQLMITGEAAAGGASVSWALKKA
- the purH gene encoding bifunctional phosphoribosylaminoimidazolecarboxamide formyltransferase/IMP cyclohydrolase, coding for MTSIPIKRALLSVSDKTGIVDLGKALASHGVELVSTGGTATALRAAGLTVRDVSELTGFPEMMDGRVKTLHPMVHGGLLAVRDDAGHAASMAEHKIGAIDLVIVNLYPFEATVAKGADRDTVIENIDIGGPSMVRSAAKNHAYVAIVTDPADYALISGGTTTLEDRKRLAAKAFATTAAYDSAIATWFGTVDQAEEFPATLPITLKRGDTLRYGENPHQSAAFYTATGSVRGIGQARQLQGKALSYNNLNDADAALELIAEFRDAEPSVVIVKHANPCGVATAATLAEAYAAAFACDTVSAFGGIIAVNRRLDAETARAITGIFTEVVVAPDADDDAIALFAAKKNLRLLLTGELPDPARAGLTAKSIAGGWLVQGRDNGTPGDLTVVTKRQPTEQELIDCRFAWTVAKHTKSNAIVYAKGGSTAGIGAGQMNRLESARIAAWKAKDAADKAGWSTPRTIGSAVASDAFFPFADGLLAAVEAGATAVIQPGGSIRDADVIAAADEAGLAMVFTGMRHFRH
- a CDS encoding acyl-CoA carboxylase subunit beta, which encodes MSSTIEELERRREAARVGGGIKRIAAQHAKGKLTARERLDVLLDEGSFEELDMYVEHNCVDFGMQDQVIPGDGVVTGSGTINGRLVFVFSQDFTVFGGSLSERHAQKICKVMDSAMKVGAPIIGLNDSGGARIQEGVASLGGYAEVFQRNALASGVVPQLSLIMGPCAGGAVYSPAMTDFIFMVKDSSYMFVTGPDVVKTVTNEVVTQEALGGAVTHTTKTSVADNAFENDIEALLAARDFFDFLPESNRAGVPERPTADEWDRIEESLDTLIPASANQPYDMHELIRKTVDEGDFFETQPAHAGNIITGFGRIEGRTVGFVANQPMVLAGVLDINSSKKAARFVRFCDAFEIPIVTFVDVPGFLPGTAQEHNGIIKHGAKLLFAYAEATVPKITVITRKAYGGAYDVMASKHLRGDLNYAWPTAEIAVMGAKGAVEIIFRGKTPEEIAERTAEYEARFANPFVAASKGFIDEVIQPHSTRRRIALGLRKLRGKSLENPWKKHDNIPL
- the rpe gene encoding ribulose-phosphate 3-epimerase, translating into MQPVRIAPSILSADFSKLGEEVRAIDAAGADWIHIDVMDGHFVPNISFGPAVMKSVRGVTTKPFDVHLMISPVDAYLDAFADAGADCITVHYEAGPHIHRSLQHIKGLGKRAGIVICPGTPAKMLDYLIDMVDLVLVMSVNPGFGGQSFIPSQLKKIAAIRTMIEKSGRDIDLEVDGGVDAEWAKRCIEAGADALVAGTSVFRGGPDHYAANIAALRG